The following proteins are encoded in a genomic region of Magnolia sinica isolate HGM2019 chromosome 1, MsV1, whole genome shotgun sequence:
- the LOC131242732 gene encoding protein TIFY 5A-like, with protein sequence MAIESQPSDLSSMIGYLSSSVEKTSKSLTMDRNCNLELRLLPAGVDADLPSADSGPSSSDELAQNSQQLTIFYNGRICICDVTEIQAREILCLVNREMHEKLTARHMDPLPPSQQPQPRAPALSMRRSLQRFLQKRKTRILTTSPYKQ encoded by the exons ATGGCCATCGAATCTCAGCCGTCGGATTTATCATCAATGATAGGATACCTCTCATCTTCTGTAGAAAAGACTAGTAAGTCCCTAACCATGGATAGGAATTGCAACTTGGAGCTTCGACTTCTCCCTGCCGGTGTCGATGCCGATCTCCCATCTGCAGATTCCGGCCCATCATC GAGCGATGAATTGGCCCAAAACTCACAGCAACTGACGATATTTTATAATGGCCGGATTTGCATCTGCGATGTGACAGAGATTCAG gctagggagatcttatgcctagtgaATCGAGAAATGCATGAAAAGCTAACAGCCCGTCATATGGACCCTCTTCCGCCATCTCAGCAGCCTCAACCTCGTGCTCCAGCTCTTTCAATGAGGAGATCCTTGCAGCGGTTCCTACAAAAGAGGAAGACTAGGATTCTGACAACTTCCCCTTACAAGCAATAG